GGTTCAATGGTAATATTCCACCCTATGCAACTGCTAGGGGCAGAGATGTTCTCAGAGGTGTCAATTATGCTTCTGCAGCTGCTGGAATTAGAGATGAAACTGGCAGACAATTGGTACTACATTCATTTTTAttctacttattttttttgaattaattaaaatttgttaattttttatgaaaattttaataggGAGGAAGAATTAGTTTTTCTGGACAAGTGAATAATTACAAGAACACAGTGCAACAAGTGGTGCAAATATTAGGAAACGAAAATGCAGCTGCTGATTATCTTAAAAAATGCATCTACTCAGTTGGATTAGGCAGCAATGATTAtctcaataattattttatgccTCTTTATTATCCCACCAGCAGACAGTTCACTCCTGATCAATATGCTACTGTTCTTATTCAACAATATACTCAACAACTAAAGGTAAGTCGTATACCTCTCCTctgttcacttttacttgtctaTTCGCTCTTAAAAAAACAATcactttattaataattatatgttttctGGTGATAGATTTTATATAGTAATGGAGCAAGGAAGTTTGCATTGATTGGAGTGGGCCAGATAGGGTGCAGCCCAAATGCATTGGCCCAAAACAGCCCAGATGGGAGAACTTGTGTACAAAGAATCAATGTAGCAAATCAATTATTCAACAATAAACTCAAGGCACTTGTTGATAATTTGAATGGAAATACACCTGATGCAAAATTCATCTACATTGATGCTTATGGAATATTCCAAGACTTGATTGAAAATCCTGCTGCCTTTggtaatatttttcaatatttctaaTTTTCCCCTTACATTTTCATAtggtttttttaattattcgaCTCTACTAATTAATTTCAGGATTTAGAGTGACAAATGCTGGATGTTGTGGGGTAGGAAGGAACAACGGACAAATTACGTGTCTTCCGTTCCAAAGGCCATGCAGAAATAGGAATGAATATCTATTTTGGGATGCATTTCATCCAACTGAAGCTGCAAATATAGTTGTCGGGAGGAGATCATACAGAGCTCAAAAATCATCTGATGCATATCCTTATGATATTAGTCGTCTAGCTCAAGCTTGATTAAATATCAAATACTATATATCTACCTTTGTTACAAATATTCATTATTGTGGAATTGACATCTTTAATTACTATAAGATGTAATCACAAgtgtttaatatgtttttagtGCTTTTTGCTTTGTTTTAATCATAAAATGTTGTATTTTCAGTCCCCACTTTTtaatgaagaattttttttatgagacCTCGTGTTAAAATTGCTAGAGTTTAACTAATTACATAAGTTTGACAAGTGCTTGACAATTGTTATGCATCTATGATTCAAATAAGGCGTTAGCaagaaaaaattatcttttatcaaTCTTGTAAcaatatattcaattaaaagTAATCAATAAAACGATAACGTTACTATTATAAacgtaatttttaaaaaatatatgaaaaaataaatttagtatcCAGGACAAAATAGATGTCTATGCTTACTATTTTTGTAATTCGGAAACTCTAGAGTCACGTctatatttactatttttttagtttggaATTGTGAAAGTATGACATATTGACGATAACTTTAAAAACTCAATATCTTCATAAAATGACAAATTAGTATAATGGACAAaggaaacaaataataataataataataataagtataacttacataaattccatagtattaatatgtaattataaTCTATGCCTTTTTAGTTTGTAatgaaattacttttttaaaaagtaacacaaaccagatacataatatgtaggtgagatacattaaagagtatctcgaatacattataacataaaccaaatacataatatgtagctcgaatGCATTAAATACGGGCTCGAGTACATTAATGtgtagctcgaatacattaCAAATTATagaagtttttaaaaataaaagaggatattgaaaataagagaaaaataaagcgtatattcaagtaattttttcGTTTCGGAAAGCCATTTCAAAAAAACAGAAGCAAGCCAGAGTTTGAAGACAACGGGTGCACCATTAAAGATAATGCGcttagttaaaatatataccCAATATTGATTTATATAAAACACAAAACTAAGTCAAGTAggtcaaaacttttttttaattaatttcctaAATCAAGTAGgtcaaaactttttttaattaatttcgtAAGTCAAGTAggtcaaaactttttttttagttaatttcgTAAGTTAAGTAGgtcaaaaatttctttttagttaatTTCCTAAGTCAAAGTaggccaaattttttttattagttaatttccTAAGTCAAAGTAGgtcaaaactttttttattttaatgtcgGTCTCCTGTTTCCTTTAAGTTTTCCGGCCACTTGTGTTTCGCCTGAAATCCATCTTTAGTCTAGGCCTGCTTCTTCATTCTTGTTAACTATGGCGATTTGGTGgttcaagaaaaaaagaattgtaCATCCAATTCAGGAAGATTTCTTCAGTGAAGAGGACTGGAACAGATTCCGAAGAATGATTCTGAGGCGCACCATTGACAACAGAAGACGTACCACGTCGCGCAGAATCAAAATCGAGCCGAAACTCTCCAGATTTTGGCTTGAATCCCGGGGACGATTGCCACCAGTCCAACCTGTGCCCGTTGTTCAGGTACAGACAGAACCTTGCAGGTGTCTTATGCacactttacttcataaaataaagattCAGTTTGATATTTTTAGGAATCTTTATTAGTGTAGCTGTTGCATTTGActatgtttgatatttttaggAACCGTTAATTTTCGTTTCAGGATTTCGTATTGTCCATAGTATACAATGCATAGTATTTGTCTAGGTTGAAAGATAAGTCACATAGGTCTATCTTGAATGATTGAATTAATGGGAGATACTGTGTCAagccttttttttaaaatccaactttgaaaaaattctttttaatgccatcttttgtttttaattttttaaatctcGGTACAAATTCTATTCAAGTGCAGTGTGTTCAGGCCTGAGCTCCATTTTTTGTGTATGCTATTCATCTATTGGAGGTTAATTGCACACACTCTGCACCTTTTGAACCCCAAGTCCATGTGATGGTTAAGTGCTGCGATTGTCATATTTGTTGACATGGGTGAAGTGGAATCTGCCCTGCTTTATATGCCCGCTACAGTCTGAAGAAGGCTTTTGTTTTAGATTGGAAGTTTGGTGCCTTGTGTGGGATATCTAGTTGATAATATGGATCAAGAAATTGGCGAGGGACAATGAAAGCAATAACAAGGGCAGGTGAAGGCTCCTCTCGCCATTGCTGAGAATGGGTGTATGTGAGTTGGTCCTTTGGACCCTCACTAGACTGAAATAGGGTGAGTCCTTGTTTTAGTCCGAAAGGGATGCATGCTGAAACAGCCATCTGCATGAAACTACGGTCTAACCAAAAACGAATAAGGCAACTTTCTTACATGCATTGCTTACGGGCTAAACTAGGAAAATACACCATGTATTTTTCAGCACCCATAGATTGCAGTTCCCAGGTGCTAGTGGGTGAGCCAGTTAGATTCTCACTGGTATCTCTAATTACTTGAGGACCATATTTCTACTACCAATAACTTGGTTGCTTCTACTGAAGGTCGACGACGGAGCTCTTTGAAAGACTTCTTCAAAATATCCATTCTTCAATCGCAGCTGGGGTAGGTGATACCTAATTCATGTCATATTTTATACTTGAGCAGTGCTCTTTCATTGGACTTGATCCTCTTTTGCCCCTCACACATTCCGAAGATAGAAAACTAGCTACATTTCAGTTGATTAGGTCTGAACCAATGCCCTTCTTTGGAGTATCTGGGATTCTGAAAAGTTTTGAAGGAGCTATCACTGATTCAGTTCGTCTTTTCAAACCAAAATATGAAGGCTTGTTTCAAATTCTTCAATCTTTTATTCAACTCTTTAAGGTGACCTAGTGTGACTTAGTGGTAAGGTGACTTGTCTATGATCAAAAGTGATGACAGGTCATACTGATCCTACCTAGAGA
This window of the Solanum pennellii chromosome 2, SPENNV200 genome carries:
- the LOC107011158 gene encoding GDSL esterase/lipase At1g29670-like, encoding MGSEMRRCILVVLLGFMSLGDYYETNAQQVPCYFIFGDSLVDNGNNNNIQSLAKANYLPYGIDFSGGPTGRFSNGKTTVDVIAEQLGFNGNIPPYATARGRDVLRGVNYASAAAGIRDETGRQLGGRISFSGQVNNYKNTVQQVVQILGNENAAADYLKKCIYSVGLGSNDYLNNYFMPLYYPTSRQFTPDQYATVLIQQYTQQLKILYSNGARKFALIGVGQIGCSPNALAQNSPDGRTCVQRINVANQLFNNKLKALVDNLNGNTPDAKFIYIDAYGIFQDLIENPAAFGFRVTNAGCCGVGRNNGQITCLPFQRPCRNRNEYLFWDAFHPTEAANIVVGRRSYRAQKSSDAYPYDISRLAQA